Proteins encoded together in one Synechococcus sp. A15-62 window:
- a CDS encoding DUF3143 domain-containing protein translates to MVALPPESTPLNQHSLPALEAWLQQLGAVRMDDTPCQWMLERSEWRALLLLEREDLKVIWHPGSLEAMLQCSLPYGLSRADVEAAIQAGP, encoded by the coding sequence ATGGTCGCCCTGCCCCCGGAGAGCACCCCGCTGAATCAGCACTCTCTCCCGGCGCTTGAGGCCTGGCTTCAGCAGCTGGGTGCCGTCCGTATGGACGACACCCCCTGCCAGTGGATGCTCGAGCGTTCTGAGTGGAGGGCGTTGTTGCTGCTGGAACGGGAGGACCTCAAAGTGATCTGGCACCCCGGTTCCCTGGAGGCGATGCTGCAGTGCTCGTTGCCCTATGGCCTTTCCAGGGCCGATGTCGAGGCGGCGATTCAGGCGGGTCCATGA
- a CDS encoding RNA helicase produces the protein MNQSTPATPRSEPDVDCSAPLNPSEIFPFPLDDFQLEAMDALNQGHSVVVSAPTGSGKTLIGEYAIHRALAHGQKVFYTTPLKALSNQKLRDFRDQFGAENVGLMTGDLSVNREASIVVMTTEIFRNMLYAEVDEHDDPLADVEAVVLDECHYMNDSQRGTVWEESIIHCPPTVQLVALSATVANAGQLTDWIEKVHGPTTLVMSDHRPVPLQFSFCSAKGLHPLLNEAGTGLHPNCKVWRAPKGHKRKGRSQRPPQPEPPPISFVVAQMAERQMLPAIYFIFSRRGCDKAVRDLGVQCLVTQEEQARIKERLTAYSQDNPEAVRDGIHADALLRGIAAHHAGVLPAWKELIEELFQQGLVKVVFATETLAAGINMPARSTVIAALSKRTERGHRPLMGSEFLQMAGRAGRRGLDSQGYVVTVQSRFEGVREAGQLATSPADPLVSQFTPSYGMVLNLLQRHDLAKARELVERSFGRYLAGLDLVEDEENLSQLRLQLSQLEGVAGDIPWEDFEDYEKMRGRLREERRLLRILQQQAEETLANELTMALQFASTGTLVSLKSPQLRGRVAPAVIVEKVKGPGQFPLLLCLTDENVWILLPCQAVVSIHAELSCLQVDGLEVPELSRSGELRHGDQASGGLALAVAHMARRHDMTTPQYDLAGEVLTQARLVRDLEQEQEQHPAHRWGDRKQLKKHRRRMEDLELEIAERQHLLHQRANRHWETFLALMEILQHFGCLDELDPTEIGRTVAALRGDNELWLGLALMSGHLDDLSPPDLAAVFEAISTEVNRPDLWSGFPPPAAAEEALQDLSGLRRELLRAQERAGVVVPAWWEPELMGLVDAWARGTSWSDLIANTSLDEGDVVRIMRRTVDLLAQVPYCEAISEQLRSHARQALKAINRFPVAEAEDLVPASAALNPATERAA, from the coding sequence ATGAACCAATCGACACCGGCCACGCCCCGATCCGAGCCCGATGTCGATTGCAGTGCCCCACTGAATCCCTCAGAAATCTTTCCCTTCCCGCTGGATGATTTCCAGCTGGAGGCCATGGATGCCCTCAATCAGGGACATTCGGTTGTGGTCAGTGCCCCCACAGGATCCGGCAAAACCCTGATCGGTGAATACGCCATTCATCGCGCCCTGGCCCACGGCCAGAAGGTTTTCTACACCACACCGCTGAAGGCTCTCTCCAATCAGAAACTGCGCGATTTCCGTGATCAGTTCGGTGCGGAGAACGTGGGTTTGATGACCGGTGACCTCAGCGTGAATCGCGAGGCCTCCATCGTGGTGATGACCACGGAGATCTTCCGCAACATGCTCTACGCCGAGGTGGATGAGCACGACGATCCCCTGGCTGATGTGGAGGCGGTGGTGCTCGATGAGTGCCACTACATGAATGACTCCCAGCGCGGCACGGTCTGGGAGGAGTCGATCATTCACTGCCCACCCACGGTGCAGCTGGTGGCGCTCTCCGCCACCGTGGCCAATGCCGGGCAGCTGACCGACTGGATCGAGAAGGTGCATGGTCCGACCACGTTGGTGATGAGTGACCACCGGCCGGTGCCGCTGCAGTTCAGTTTCTGCAGTGCCAAGGGGTTGCATCCACTGCTGAACGAAGCCGGTACGGGTCTTCATCCCAACTGCAAGGTCTGGCGCGCGCCCAAGGGGCACAAGCGCAAAGGACGTTCCCAGAGGCCGCCGCAACCGGAGCCACCGCCGATCAGCTTCGTTGTGGCTCAGATGGCGGAGCGGCAGATGCTCCCAGCCATCTATTTCATCTTCAGCCGCCGCGGTTGCGACAAGGCGGTGCGGGATCTGGGGGTGCAGTGCCTGGTGACCCAGGAGGAGCAGGCGCGGATCAAGGAGCGTCTAACCGCTTACAGCCAAGACAACCCCGAGGCCGTTCGGGATGGAATTCACGCTGATGCGCTGCTGCGGGGCATCGCGGCCCACCACGCCGGTGTTCTGCCCGCCTGGAAGGAGTTGATCGAGGAGCTCTTCCAGCAGGGGTTGGTGAAGGTGGTCTTCGCCACAGAGACCCTGGCGGCGGGCATCAACATGCCGGCCCGCAGCACGGTGATTGCGGCTCTCTCCAAGCGCACCGAGCGGGGGCATCGCCCGCTGATGGGCAGTGAGTTCCTCCAGATGGCCGGCCGGGCCGGGCGTCGTGGCCTCGACTCCCAGGGCTACGTCGTGACGGTGCAAAGCCGTTTCGAAGGTGTGCGTGAAGCAGGTCAGCTGGCGACAAGTCCCGCTGACCCCCTGGTGAGCCAGTTCACCCCCAGCTACGGCATGGTTCTCAACCTGCTGCAACGCCACGATCTGGCCAAGGCCAGGGAACTGGTGGAGCGCAGTTTCGGCCGCTATCTGGCGGGGCTTGACCTCGTGGAGGACGAGGAGAATCTCTCCCAGCTGCGGTTGCAACTCAGCCAGCTGGAGGGTGTTGCCGGCGATATCCCCTGGGAAGACTTTGAGGACTACGAAAAAATGCGTGGGCGGCTCCGCGAAGAGCGGCGCTTGCTCCGCATCCTTCAGCAGCAGGCCGAGGAGACGCTGGCCAACGAGCTGACGATGGCCCTGCAGTTCGCCAGCACCGGCACCCTGGTCAGCCTCAAATCACCGCAGCTGCGGGGGCGCGTTGCGCCCGCGGTGATCGTCGAGAAGGTGAAGGGGCCCGGTCAGTTCCCGCTGCTGCTCTGCCTGACCGATGAAAACGTCTGGATCCTGCTGCCCTGTCAGGCTGTGGTGAGCATCCATGCGGAGCTCAGTTGCCTGCAGGTGGACGGGCTCGAGGTCCCGGAGCTGTCTCGCTCCGGTGAGTTGCGCCATGGCGATCAGGCCAGTGGTGGTTTGGCGTTAGCCGTGGCCCACATGGCCCGGCGCCACGACATGACCACCCCGCAATACGACCTGGCTGGGGAGGTGTTGACCCAGGCCAGGCTGGTGCGGGATCTCGAGCAGGAGCAGGAGCAGCATCCGGCCCATCGCTGGGGAGATCGCAAACAGCTGAAGAAGCACCGCCGTCGCATGGAAGATCTGGAGCTGGAGATCGCTGAACGGCAGCACCTGCTGCATCAGCGGGCCAACCGCCACTGGGAAACCTTCCTGGCCTTGATGGAGATCCTGCAGCACTTCGGATGTCTCGATGAGCTGGATCCCACGGAGATCGGCCGCACCGTTGCTGCCTTGCGAGGCGACAACGAACTCTGGCTCGGGCTGGCGCTGATGAGTGGCCATCTCGATGACCTCTCCCCCCCCGACCTGGCGGCGGTGTTCGAGGCGATCAGCACCGAGGTGAACCGCCCCGACCTGTGGAGTGGCTTCCCGCCACCTGCTGCAGCGGAGGAAGCGCTGCAGGATCTTTCGGGTCTGCGTCGCGAGCTGCTGCGGGCCCAGGAACGCGCCGGTGTGGTGGTGCCGGCCTGGTGGGAACCCGAGCTCATGGGCCTTGTGGATGCCTGGGCGCGGGGAACGTCCTGGAGCGATCTGATCGCCAATACCTCCCTTGATGAGGGTGATGTGGTGCGAATCATGCGCCGCACCGTGGACCTTCTGGCCCAGGTGCCCTACTGCGAAGCGATCAGCGAGCAATTGCGCAGCCATGCCCGTCAGGCGCTGAAAGCGATCAACCGCTTCCCCGTGGCTGAAGCCGAGGATCTGGTGCCGGCCTCCGCTGCGCTGAACCCGGCAACGGAGCGGGCCGCCTGA
- the rsmG gene encoding 16S rRNA (guanine(527)-N(7))-methyltransferase RsmG: MAATAPEPAFWDALGWQPSQAQCDQLVELQGLLQSWNEQVNLTRLVNGDDFWIGQVFDSLWPLAGELQSADEPQHWIDVGTGGGFPGIAIAIALPQAQVTLLDSVGRKIAAVEAMASSLGLSDRVQVRTERIETTGRDRHFRGSFDRAVARAVAAAPVVAEYLVPLLKTDGQALLYRGQWTDSDAVPFNKALDLLQARLVEVQHQQLPSDRGTRHLLRVQPNGPCPRRYPRAVGTPSRDPLGS; this comes from the coding sequence ATGGCCGCCACCGCGCCTGAACCGGCGTTCTGGGACGCCCTGGGATGGCAGCCATCGCAAGCGCAGTGCGACCAGCTGGTGGAACTTCAAGGCCTGCTTCAGAGCTGGAATGAACAGGTCAACCTGACGCGCCTGGTGAACGGCGACGATTTCTGGATTGGTCAGGTCTTCGACAGCCTCTGGCCGCTGGCGGGGGAACTCCAGTCAGCGGACGAGCCGCAGCACTGGATTGATGTGGGAACCGGGGGAGGCTTCCCCGGCATCGCCATCGCCATTGCCCTTCCCCAGGCACAGGTGACCCTGCTGGATTCCGTCGGGCGCAAGATCGCCGCCGTGGAGGCCATGGCCAGCAGCCTGGGGCTTTCCGATCGGGTGCAGGTCCGCACCGAGCGGATCGAAACCACCGGGCGCGATCGCCACTTCCGCGGCAGCTTTGATCGTGCCGTGGCCCGGGCTGTAGCGGCCGCTCCAGTGGTGGCCGAATACCTGGTGCCCTTGCTGAAAACCGACGGCCAGGCCCTGCTGTATCGGGGCCAGTGGACTGACAGCGATGCCGTGCCGTTCAACAAGGCCCTGGATCTGCTCCAGGCCCGTTTAGTCGAGGTGCAGCACCAGCAACTACCCAGTGATCGCGGCACACGTCATCTGCTGCGGGTGCAACCAAACGGCCCCTGCCCCCGCCGCTATCCAAGGGCCGTGGGCACGCCCAGCCGGGATCCTCTTGGGAGCTAA
- a CDS encoding bile acid:sodium symporter family protein: MTWERFTLLFPLWTLLGALLALLHPPLFIWFKGPLIALGLGVIMLGMGVGLTPADFVRVGRRPRAVLLGVLLQFLVMPALAAGIAAALHLPAPLAVGLILVGCCPGGTASNVVALIGRGDVALSVVMTTISTLTAVVLTPRLTQVLASQYVPVDGWALFLAVLQVVLLPVTIGVLLKRGLPGVAQRIEPVMPPLAVMAIVMIVSSIVGSQRAVLLQQGAVLILACLLLHGGGFLLGWLISRLAGQSVQAQRTISIEVGMQNSGLAVVLARSGGFANPLTALPGAISAVIHCLIGSALAAVWRRQPCSNCR, from the coding sequence ATGACCTGGGAGCGTTTCACGCTGCTGTTTCCGCTTTGGACGTTGCTGGGAGCTTTGCTGGCATTGCTCCATCCTCCGCTGTTCATCTGGTTCAAGGGGCCACTGATCGCCCTTGGACTCGGCGTGATCATGCTCGGCATGGGCGTCGGGCTGACACCCGCTGATTTCGTGCGGGTGGGTCGTCGCCCCCGCGCTGTGTTGCTGGGGGTGCTGCTGCAGTTCCTGGTGATGCCGGCCCTTGCCGCTGGGATCGCGGCGGCTCTGCACCTGCCTGCCCCGCTTGCAGTGGGCTTGATTCTGGTCGGCTGCTGCCCAGGGGGGACCGCCAGCAATGTGGTGGCTCTGATCGGCCGTGGCGATGTGGCGCTTTCGGTGGTCATGACCACGATCAGCACCCTGACGGCGGTGGTGTTAACCCCCCGTCTCACCCAGGTGTTGGCCAGCCAGTACGTGCCGGTGGACGGTTGGGCCCTGTTCCTGGCCGTGCTTCAGGTGGTGTTGCTGCCCGTCACTATTGGGGTGCTGCTCAAGCGTGGCCTGCCCGGTGTGGCCCAGCGGATTGAGCCGGTGATGCCTCCCCTGGCAGTGATGGCCATCGTGATGATCGTCTCCAGCATCGTGGGCAGTCAGAGGGCTGTGCTGCTTCAGCAGGGGGCCGTGCTGATCCTGGCTTGCCTGCTGCTGCATGGCGGCGGCTTCCTTCTCGGCTGGCTGATTTCCCGGCTGGCGGGGCAGAGCGTGCAGGCCCAGCGCACCATCAGCATCGAGGTGGGCATGCAGAACTCAGGACTGGCCGTGGTGCTCGCCCGCAGTGGCGGGTTCGCCAATCCCCTTACGGCGTTGCCGGGTGCCATCTCTGCGGTGATTCACTGCCTGATCGGCAGCGCCCTTGCCGCCGTGTGGAGGCGCCAACCTTGCAGTAATTGCAGATGA
- a CDS encoding J domain-containing protein, with protein sequence MKDRPSPVSEARPSHHERLGVRPGVDAETLRQAFRRQSKALHPDTTQLPPEQASIAFQELKESYDVLLRQSQASFSLGAQAPSSPSPLQRQARPDAWQGIGQRRPLSGGEWFSLVLLSIALLLSLVLGLGVALAQGRDWQVSPSWLADEQTQNTSVRSQPDGRPAPGEHPAESALSPGA encoded by the coding sequence ATGAAGGACCGGCCGTCCCCTGTGTCCGAAGCCCGCCCCAGCCATCACGAACGGCTTGGCGTGCGCCCCGGGGTTGACGCTGAAACCTTGCGCCAGGCCTTTCGACGCCAGTCCAAGGCCTTGCATCCCGACACCACTCAACTGCCTCCCGAGCAGGCAAGCATTGCTTTTCAGGAGCTCAAGGAGTCTTACGACGTTCTGCTGCGCCAGAGCCAAGCAAGCTTCAGTCTTGGCGCCCAGGCGCCGTCATCGCCCTCGCCCCTTCAGCGTCAGGCCCGCCCGGATGCCTGGCAGGGCATTGGTCAACGGAGGCCCCTCTCCGGTGGGGAATGGTTCTCGTTGGTGCTGTTGAGCATCGCGCTGTTGCTCAGCCTGGTGCTGGGCTTGGGGGTGGCGCTTGCCCAGGGCCGCGACTGGCAGGTGTCGCCGAGTTGGCTGGCGGATGAGCAGACTCAGAACACATCCGTGCGTTCACAACCTGATGGTCGCCCTGCCCCCGGAGAGCACCCCGCTGAATCAGCACTCTCTCCCGGCGCTTGA
- a CDS encoding 8-amino-7-oxononanoate synthase translates to MLDHASPIPPARRRRLRSLNSGQEPWQLQDPAGAGQLVDLASNDYLGLSRHPDVIAGATQAMASDGVGAGGSRLITGTRPRHLELEAALATWLNRDRVLLFPSGFQANIAALTALSDRHTTVLVDRLIHHSLLAGIRTSGARLQRFAHNDLEDLGQRLQRLKDARTPSLVVTESLFSMEGTSPDLQGMAELCAHHGAQLLVDEAHGLGVLGPGGRGLCHGLQRPVTLVCGTFGKAFGSGGAFLAGDHTTMERLLQTSGAFRYTTALAPPLVAGAQAALRLIQAHPKWGSELRQRSEHWRTALAKQGWPKPAGHGPVLPLLVGDDQDALDLQQKLEQAGLLSVAIRPPTVPEGTARLRLVLRRDLPEGTLEQLLAALGSR, encoded by the coding sequence ATGCTGGACCACGCTTCTCCCATCCCTCCAGCCCGCCGACGCCGCCTGCGGAGCTTGAATTCCGGCCAAGAGCCCTGGCAGCTGCAGGATCCCGCCGGAGCCGGCCAGCTCGTTGATCTGGCGAGCAACGACTACCTCGGGCTCAGCCGCCATCCCGACGTGATCGCAGGGGCAACGCAGGCCATGGCCTCCGATGGCGTCGGTGCCGGTGGATCTCGCCTGATCACCGGAACCCGACCACGCCATCTGGAGTTGGAGGCAGCCCTCGCCACCTGGTTGAACCGAGACCGGGTGCTGCTGTTCCCCAGCGGATTTCAAGCCAACATCGCTGCCTTAACGGCCCTGAGTGACAGGCACACCACGGTGTTGGTGGACCGGCTGATCCACCACTCGCTGCTGGCGGGCATTCGCACCAGTGGAGCGAGGCTGCAACGCTTTGCCCACAACGATCTTGAAGATCTCGGTCAGCGGCTGCAGCGGCTCAAGGACGCCAGGACCCCTTCTCTGGTGGTGACCGAAAGCCTGTTCAGCATGGAGGGCACCAGCCCTGATCTGCAGGGCATGGCTGAACTTTGTGCCCACCACGGTGCACAACTGCTGGTGGACGAAGCCCATGGCCTGGGGGTGCTGGGGCCTGGCGGCCGCGGGCTTTGCCATGGACTCCAACGGCCTGTGACCTTGGTGTGCGGCACCTTCGGCAAGGCCTTCGGCAGCGGAGGTGCGTTTCTGGCTGGGGACCACACCACGATGGAGCGGCTGCTGCAAACCAGTGGGGCCTTCCGCTACACCACGGCCCTGGCCCCACCGCTGGTGGCAGGAGCCCAGGCGGCCCTGCGCTTGATCCAAGCCCACCCCAAATGGGGAAGCGAGCTGCGCCAGCGCTCAGAACATTGGAGGACGGCGCTGGCGAAACAGGGCTGGCCGAAACCAGCAGGGCATGGCCCCGTGCTCCCCCTCTTGGTCGGGGACGACCAGGACGCGCTCGACCTCCAGCAAAAGCTGGAGCAAGCGGGGCTGCTGTCGGTGGCGATCCGGCCGCCCACCGTGCCGGAGGGAACTGCCCGCCTGCGCCTGGTGCTGCGGCGGGACCTGCCGGAGGGCACATTGGAGCAACTGCTCGCAGCCCTCGGCTCTCGATGA
- a CDS encoding serine aminopeptidase domain-containing protein, whose protein sequence is MHGWAGQAGTWSHWRQRFEDEGAEWSSADRGYSGGEAVAPAWPPGSGRNLLIAHSLGLHLLPAAVLAQADAVVLLGSFSAFVPHGRAGRAVAAALKGMLAALGTDQELTMLEHFLEKAASPHARSALPPAPLLQGLTSLGRQRLQQDLELLARCKSLPTGWPEAVPVLVVQGERDAVVHAASAQQLIDDLGTQPLTLHRDPNWGHALITPTVLSVVQQWLGAL, encoded by the coding sequence ATGCATGGTTGGGCTGGCCAGGCCGGCACCTGGTCCCACTGGCGTCAACGCTTTGAAGACGAGGGAGCAGAATGGTCCAGCGCAGACCGGGGCTACAGCGGCGGTGAAGCCGTTGCTCCGGCATGGCCCCCCGGCTCAGGACGCAACCTGTTGATCGCCCACTCGCTGGGGCTGCACCTGCTCCCTGCAGCTGTTCTGGCGCAGGCCGATGCGGTGGTGCTGCTGGGCAGCTTCAGCGCCTTTGTGCCCCACGGGCGCGCAGGACGCGCGGTGGCGGCGGCTCTGAAGGGGATGCTGGCGGCCCTGGGCACCGACCAGGAACTGACGATGCTGGAACACTTCCTCGAGAAGGCCGCTTCACCCCATGCCCGCAGCGCCCTGCCCCCAGCCCCCCTGCTGCAGGGTTTGACGAGCCTGGGGCGCCAGCGGCTGCAGCAGGATCTGGAGCTTCTGGCGCGCTGCAAGAGCCTGCCAACGGGCTGGCCTGAAGCGGTGCCTGTGCTGGTGGTGCAGGGCGAACGGGACGCTGTGGTGCACGCCGCGTCAGCGCAGCAGCTGATCGATGACCTTGGAACGCAGCCGCTGACCCTGCATCGGGATCCGAATTGGGGCCACGCACTGATCACACCAACGGTGCTCTCGGTGGTGCAGCAATGGCTGGGGGCCCTGTGA
- a CDS encoding methyltransferase produces the protein MAGGPVIRPDQVLERFSRAAPTYAGEALLQRAMAWRLAQLSRRCSIRRGLWADLGSGTGHLAAALETAHPGQQVIRLDGSTAMLNSHPHGTHTLRHDLSSGLPDWSEPPQLLASSFVLHWLPDPAQQLRRWVDALPEGGWLALAVPVAGSFPQWQHAARAANQACTALSVPVREQLMAALPDGVVQRDECLSFTQHADNPLRLLRPMSSIGASVTNGGQLSTGQWKAVFRAWPQADASAGFALTWRMWVLMVKR, from the coding sequence ATGGCTGGGGGCCCTGTGATTCGCCCCGACCAGGTACTGGAGCGCTTCAGTCGCGCAGCACCGACCTACGCAGGCGAGGCGTTGCTGCAACGGGCCATGGCCTGGCGCCTGGCCCAACTGAGCCGTCGCTGCTCCATCCGGCGGGGCCTGTGGGCTGACCTGGGCAGCGGCACCGGTCACCTAGCCGCAGCCCTGGAAACCGCTCATCCGGGGCAGCAGGTGATCCGCCTTGACGGAAGTACCGCCATGTTGAACAGCCACCCCCATGGAACACACACCCTGCGGCATGACCTGAGCAGCGGGCTACCGGACTGGAGTGAGCCTCCGCAACTGCTGGCCTCCAGCTTTGTTTTGCATTGGTTGCCGGATCCAGCCCAGCAGCTTCGGCGTTGGGTGGATGCACTCCCGGAGGGAGGCTGGCTGGCCCTGGCGGTGCCGGTGGCTGGGAGTTTTCCTCAATGGCAGCACGCCGCCCGGGCAGCGAATCAAGCCTGCACGGCCTTATCCGTGCCAGTACGGGAGCAACTGATGGCGGCCCTGCCGGATGGCGTGGTGCAACGGGACGAGTGCCTGAGCTTCACCCAACACGCCGACAATCCACTGCGGCTGCTGCGCCCGATGAGCAGCATCGGCGCCTCCGTTACCAACGGTGGCCAGCTCTCAACAGGCCAGTGGAAGGCCGTCTTCCGGGCTTGGCCCCAAGCCGACGCATCAGCCGGTTTCGCTCTGACCTGGAGGATGTGGGTCCTGATGGTGAAGCGATGA
- the bioA gene encoding adenosylmethionine--8-amino-7-oxononanoate transaminase, giving the protein MAKAAAAAMGSIRHPNLWPPFTQMASAANAQRVVSGDGALLIREQGEPLIDAISSWWVTLHGHAHPVLAKAIADQAARLEQVIFADFTHEPAEQLAVRLSGICGLQRLFFSDNGSTAVEVALKIACQWWANRGQPRYQIVAFDGAYHGDTFGAMAVGERNLFSAPFEDKLFPVARVPWPATWWDDDAVETKESAALEVLERVLETPTAAVILEPLLQGAGGMAMVRPEFLRQVEARTRQAGALLIADEVLTGFGRCGDWFASRRAGIRPDLMALSKGLTGGCLPMGVTMASEAVFEAFVGDDPCLTLWHGHSFTANPLGCAAANASLDLLERNPAAFQQFEQRHRPHLERLARHRKVQHPRLTGTVAGFDLVVEGSSGYLNPAGPKLKRLAMENGVFLRPLGQVVYLLPPLCISDAQLERCYSVLEKALDQL; this is encoded by the coding sequence ATGGCAAAAGCTGCCGCTGCTGCCATGGGGTCAATCCGCCATCCAAATCTGTGGCCCCCCTTCACCCAGATGGCCAGCGCAGCCAACGCCCAACGGGTGGTGTCTGGAGACGGGGCTCTGCTGATCCGTGAACAGGGGGAACCGCTGATCGATGCCATCAGCAGCTGGTGGGTCACCCTGCACGGCCATGCCCATCCGGTGTTGGCCAAGGCGATCGCCGATCAGGCCGCCCGCCTCGAGCAGGTGATTTTTGCCGACTTCACCCATGAGCCTGCAGAACAGCTGGCCGTTCGCCTAAGCGGCATCTGCGGCCTACAACGGCTGTTCTTCTCCGACAATGGCTCCACTGCGGTGGAAGTGGCGCTCAAAATTGCCTGCCAGTGGTGGGCCAACCGAGGGCAACCGCGCTATCAGATCGTCGCCTTCGACGGGGCGTACCACGGCGACACCTTCGGGGCGATGGCCGTTGGCGAACGCAACCTGTTCAGCGCCCCCTTCGAAGACAAGCTCTTTCCCGTCGCCCGGGTTCCATGGCCGGCCACCTGGTGGGATGACGATGCCGTGGAGACCAAGGAATCGGCGGCACTCGAGGTGCTTGAGCGCGTGCTGGAGACACCGACAGCGGCGGTAATCCTCGAGCCGCTGCTGCAGGGGGCCGGCGGCATGGCGATGGTGCGGCCCGAGTTTCTGCGACAGGTGGAGGCACGCACCCGTCAGGCGGGAGCATTGCTGATCGCCGATGAAGTGCTCACCGGCTTCGGACGCTGCGGCGACTGGTTCGCCAGCCGGCGGGCAGGCATCCGGCCGGATCTGATGGCGCTGTCCAAAGGCTTGACGGGTGGATGTCTACCGATGGGCGTGACCATGGCCAGCGAAGCGGTGTTCGAAGCCTTCGTGGGTGACGACCCCTGCCTGACCCTCTGGCACGGCCACAGCTTCACGGCCAATCCGCTGGGCTGCGCCGCGGCCAACGCCAGCCTCGACCTGCTGGAGCGCAACCCCGCTGCTTTTCAACAGTTCGAACAACGGCATCGTCCGCACCTCGAACGGTTGGCGCGCCATCGGAAGGTGCAACACCCCAGGCTGACGGGGACGGTGGCCGGCTTCGATCTCGTGGTGGAGGGAAGCTCGGGCTACCTCAACCCGGCGGGGCCAAAGCTGAAACGGCTGGCGATGGAGAACGGCGTCTTCCTCCGCCCCCTGGGCCAGGTGGTCTATCTGCTGCCACCGCTCTGCATCAGCGATGCCCAGCTGGAACGCTGCTATTCGGTGCTGGAAAAGGCCCTCGATCAGCTCTAA
- the bioD gene encoding dethiobiotin synthase, translating into MNDNVSRLVVCGTDTDVGKTVVSAWLVQGLQASYWKPVQSGLEGGGDRERVRQLLNLPPERMLPEAYAFNEPVSPHWAAELDDTPLEPAQLAIPQHQGSLVVETAGGLMVPLTRNWLQIDQLVEWQLPIVLVARSGLGTLNHTLLSLEALRRRNLTVLGLILNGPLHADNPGTLKQFGDVPVLAQLPPQASLSATVLERLWDEQDLTTTFREVLKRSSP; encoded by the coding sequence ATGAACGACAACGTCAGTCGCCTGGTGGTGTGCGGAACCGACACGGACGTCGGGAAAACCGTGGTGAGTGCGTGGCTCGTGCAGGGGCTTCAGGCCAGCTACTGGAAACCGGTACAGAGCGGACTGGAGGGCGGCGGTGACCGCGAACGGGTGCGGCAGCTGTTGAACCTCCCGCCGGAACGGATGCTGCCCGAGGCCTATGCCTTCAACGAGCCCGTCTCCCCCCACTGGGCCGCCGAACTGGACGACACGCCGCTCGAGCCAGCCCAACTCGCCATTCCCCAGCACCAGGGATCCCTAGTTGTTGAGACGGCTGGAGGGTTGATGGTGCCTCTCACCCGCAACTGGCTCCAGATCGATCAACTGGTGGAGTGGCAGTTGCCCATCGTTCTGGTGGCCCGCAGTGGACTGGGCACCCTCAACCACACCCTGCTCAGCCTGGAAGCGTTGAGACGGCGAAATCTCACTGTGTTGGGACTGATCCTCAACGGTCCCCTCCATGCCGACAACCCGGGGACCCTCAAGCAGTTCGGTGACGTCCCCGTTCTGGCGCAGCTACCCCCCCAGGCCTCGCTCTCAGCAACGGTTCTGGAGCGGCTTTGGGACGAGCAGGATCTCACCACTACATTCCGAGAAGTGTTGAAGCGCTCGTCCCCGTGA